DNA from Carassius auratus strain Wakin unplaced genomic scaffold, ASM336829v1 scaf_tig00216794, whole genome shotgun sequence:
ACAATCGGACACGGAAACAACAAAGGCAGAGGCAACATCACAAGAACAGCCAACATCACAGGTCTGATACCTTAGAGCACGACTCCGGTGATTCAGGGGATGAGGAAGAATATGCTTGTAATCCCAGACCAGTCCCAGTATATGAAAGGGGAAAAGCCACTCTCAAACAGTCCCATCATGAGCCAGGTAGTGATCTACGAGTAGCGGCACCAGAGTTTCATCCGGAACACCAtagagctgagccagataacccTCAAACATATGAGCAACCACTCCGGTTTGTGACACCAGAATCAGAGCAAGTACTGGCTGACCTGTTGCCATCTCTGGAAACTCAGGAACAAGTAGACGACTACATAGCTGGAAGAAGTAATGAGGATACTGACCTGGGAGTGGAGCCGGTTGCACAGCCAATGAATGGGGAAGACATCACCCTGCGGAGGTCAGCACGGGCAGTAAAGCCAAAGGAGATGTTCACATATAATCAGATGGGACAACCCACATACCTACCTTGGAGACCAGGAGTGAATGCAATGCACACCTGTGTACTGTACCCTATTCATACTTACCCTGTCATACCTGATGCCTCTCACTATCCTTCTCCACTTGTGTGGGCATATTAGACTTAAGAAAGGACAAATGAGGCAGGACTGTTGACATTCAAATACTTACCTGTCCTTTGATCAGACTGATAGCTCATTTCTCTTatcttcagaacaaaaaaaaaacgttcttctATTCTGTTGTGTTAGTTCTGGATG
Protein-coding regions in this window:
- the LOC113098974 gene encoding uncharacterized protein LOC113098974, whose amino-acid sequence is MQEAYKIASEHSKKSSAKGKNTMIVVSEEVCFSQVIVCLYATYQRGAGPANSVRTGRTRFTVLLRGWELGPVYRIQAETGDRTLRVLHRNLLLPVNDLPIEHNGVDNRTRKQQRQRQHHKNSQHHRSDTLEHDSGDSGDEEEYACNPRPVPVYERGKATLKQSHHEPGSDLRVAAPEFHPEHHRAEPDNPQTYEQPLRFVTPESEQVLADLLPSLETQEQVDDYIAGRSNEDTDLGVEPVAQPMNGEDITLRRSARAVKPKEMFTYNQMGQPTYLPWRPGVNAMHTCVLYPIHTYPVIPDASHYPSPLVWAY